The Engraulis encrasicolus isolate BLACKSEA-1 chromosome 22, IST_EnEncr_1.0, whole genome shotgun sequence genome includes a region encoding these proteins:
- the LOC134438423 gene encoding WD repeat-containing protein 76-like, with amino-acid sequence MRNNSMAPPSEEENTTQVVSSNIVRRSGRRGQPPKRLSDEHTDNVAPKPNKKKKSEMKKDIAASTKEEPDSGDENEYKGPQLSEYELERLETIRQNQAFLSSLNLPQIAETLRPKKPSQLGLKKEKVVKEKEVLPPRKSRRLQNKDADFTVTPNAEPELKEEEVVLRYLEGPVPMCPLNVEDEGSLPEDLLHLWAEEPVKYDKKKVDLERYKEGLQKMCIKEERVVKVVKDRVFRTAFHPCASSLLMAAGDKWGKIGLWNLDATWGDNGVLLFEPHTRPITSMKFSKSQPTTLITTSYDGTARAGDVEHATFDEVYRFKDLKTFDFLSDDCTTLLIGTTGCVSIVDMRTPGTSHESLHVLDPLSKAVRCVHVHPVQRQYFVAAESSGVHIYDARCLKKKSNQAVSGLEGHSRSVSCAYFSPHTGNRVLTTSFDDLLRVFDTSQMISSPPLITSIRHNTHTGRWLSKMEAVWDPKQEDCFAVGCMEWPRRIKVFHESGKLLHTLQNPDHLTTVCPVVAFHPSRFALVGGNSSGRLHIFT; translated from the exons ATGAGGAACAATAGC aTGGCACCACCGTCTGAGGAGGAAAACACCACGCAAGTGGTATCGTCCAACATTGTTCGGCGTTCAGGTAGACGGGGTCAGCCTCCTAAACGCCTCAGTGATGAACATACTGACAATGTTGCGCCAAAACCGAACAAGAAAAAG AAAAGTGAGATGAAAAAGGATATTGCTGCTTCGACCAAAGAAGAGCCAGACAGTGGCGATGAAAACGAATATAAA gGCCCACAGCTGTCCGAGTATGAGCTGGAAAGGCTCGAGACCATTCGCCAGAATCAGgccttcctgtcatctcttaaCCTACCACAG ATTGCTGAGACGTTGAGACCAAAGAAGCCATCTCAACTAGGCTTGAAAAA GGAAAAGgtggtgaaggagaaggaggttCTTCCTCCCAGGAAGTCACGCCGTCTACAGAACAAAGATGCAGACTTCACAGTCACCCCGAATGCCGAACCAGAACTTAAGGAGGAAGAG gtagtGCTACGTTATCTGGAGGGGCCTGTGCCAATGTGCCCTCTGAACGTGGAAGATGAGGGCTCACTTCCTGAGGATCTTCTCCATCTCTGGGCTGAG gagcctgTGAAGTATGACAAGAAGAAAGTTGACTTGGAGAG atacaAGGAAGGTCTTCAGAAGATGTGCATAAAGGAGGAGCGTGTTGTGAAGGTGGTGAAGGATCGGGTCTTCAGAACAGCTTTCCATCCCTGTGCTAGCAGTCTGCTGATGGCCGCCGGGGACAAGTGGGGCAAAATAGGCCTCTGGAACctg GACGCTACTTGGGGTGACAACGGAGTCCTGTTGTTTGAACCACACACCAGACCAATCACCTCCATGAAGTTTTCGAAGTCACAACCGACAACCCTCATCACTACCAGCTATGATGGCACGGCAAGGGCAGGAGATGTGGAACACGCCACGTTTGATGAG GTTTATCGTTTCAAGGATCTGAAGACCTTTGACTTCTTGTCGGACGACTGTACCACATTGCTCATAGGGACAACAGGATGTGTTAGCATTGTCGACATGCGCACTCCAGG GACATCGCATGAGTCTCTCCATGTTCTGGATCCGCTGTCGAAGGCTGTGCGCTGTGTCCATGTCCATCCTGTACAGAGGCAGTATTTTGTGGCTGCTGAAAGCAG TGGGGTCCATATCTATGATGCACGGTGCCTGAAGAAGAAGTCTAACCAGGCTGTGTCTGGCCTGGAGGGACACTCCCGCAGTGTGTCTTGTGCCTACTTCTCTCCTCACACTGGAAACAGAGTACTCACCACCAGCTTCGATGACCTACTCAG GGTGTTCGACACATCACAGATGATCTCTTCACCACCCCTCATCACCTCCATCCG ACACAACACCCACACGGGTCGCTGGCTGTCCAAGATGGAGGCGGTGTGGGACCCCAAGCAGGAGGACTGTTTTGCTGTGGGCTGCATGGAGTGGCCACGCAGAATTAAGGTTTTCCATGAGAGCGGAAAGCTGCTCCACACACTGCAAAACCCAGATCACTTGACGACCGTGTGTCCCGTTGTGGCCTTCCACCCTAGTAGGTTTGCACTGGTTGGGGGGAATTCCAGTGGCAGACTCCATATCTTCACCTAG